A genome region from Rhinopithecus roxellana isolate Shanxi Qingling chromosome 10, ASM756505v1, whole genome shotgun sequence includes the following:
- the HSP90B1 gene encoding endoplasmin, whose product MRALWVLGLCCVLLTFGSVRADDEVDVDGTVEEDLGKSREGSRTDDEVVQREEEAIQLDGLNASQIRELREKSEKFAFQAEVNRMMKLIINSLYKNKEIFLRELISNASDALDKIRLISLTDENALSGNEELTVKIKCDKEKNLLHVTDTGVGMTREELVKNLGTIAKSGTSEFLNKMTEAQEDGQSTSELIGQFGVGFYSAFLVADKVIVTSKHNNDTQHIWESDSNEFSVIADPRGNTLGRGTTITLVLKEEASDYLELDTIKNLVKKYSQFINFPIYVWSSKTETVEEPMEEEEAAKEEKEESDDEAAVEEEEEEKKPKTKKVEKTVWDWELMNDIKPIWQRPSKEVEEDEYKAFYKSFSKESDDPMAYIHFTAEGEVTFKSILFVPTSAPRGLFDEYGSKKSDYIKLYVRRVFITDDFHDMMPKYLNFVKGVVDSDDLPLNVSRETLQQHKLLKVIRKKLVRKTLDMIKKIADDKYNDTFWKEFGTNIKLGVIEDHSNRTRLAKLLRFQSSHHPTDITSLDQYVERMKEKQDKIYFMAGSSRKEAESSPFVERLLKKGYEVIYLTEPVDEYCIQALPEFDGKRFQNVAKEGVKFDESEKTKESREAVEKEFEPLLNWMKDKALKDKIEKAVVSQRLTESPCALVASQYGWSGNMERIMKAQAYQTGKDISTNYYASQKKTFEINPRHPLIRDMLRRIKEDEDDKTVLDLAVVLFETATLRSGYLLPDTKAYGDRIERMLRLSLNIDPDAKVEDEPEEEPEETTEDTTEDTEQDEDEEMDVGTDEEEQETAKESTAEKDEL is encoded by the exons ATGAGGGCCCTGTGGGTGCTGGGCCTCTGCTGCGTCCTGCTGACCTTCG GGTCGGTCAGAGCTGACGATGAAGTTGATGTGGATGGTACAGTAGAAGAGGATCTGGGTAAAAGTAGAGAAGGCTCAAGGACGGATGATGAAGTAGTACAGAG AGAGGAAGAAGCTATTCAGTTGGATGGATTAAATGCATCACAAATAAGAGAACTTAGAGAGAAGTCGGAAAAGTTTGCCTTTCAAGCTGAAGTTAACAGAATGATGAAACTTATCATCAATTcattgtataaaaataaagag ATTTTCCTAAGAGAACTGATTTCAAATGCTTCCGACGCTTTAGATAAGATAAGGCTAATATCACTGACTGATGAAAATGCCCTTTCTGGAAATGAGGAACTAACAGTTAAAATTAAG TGTGATAAGGAGAAGAACCTGCTGCATGTCACAGACACCGGTGTAGGAATGACCAGAGAAGAGTTGGTTAAGAACCTTGGTACCATAGCCAAATCTGGAACAAGCGAGTTTTTAAACAAGATGACTGAAGCACAGGAAGATGGCCAGTCAACTTCTGAATTGATTGGCCAGTTTGGTGTCGGTTTCTATTCCGCCTTCCTTGTAGCAGATAAGGTTATTGTCACATCAAAACACAACAATGATACCCAGCACATCTGGGAGTCCGACTCCAATGAATTTTCGGTAATTGCTGACCCAAGAGGAAACACTCTAGGACGGGGAACGACAATTAC CCTTGTCTTAAAAGAAGAAGCATCTGATTACCTTGAATTGGATACAATTAAAAATCTCGTCAAAAAGTATTCACAGTTCATAAACTTTCCTATTTATGTATGGAGTAGCAAG ACTGAAACTGTTGAGGAGCCAATGGAGGAAGAAGAAGCagccaaagaagagaaagaagaatctgATGATGAAGCTGCagtagaggaagaagaagaagaaaagaaaccaaaaactaaaaaa GTTGAAAAAACTGTCTGGGACTGGGAACTTATGAATGATATCAAACCAATATGGCAGAGACCATCAAAAGAAGTAGAAGAAGATGAATACAAAGCTTTCTACAAATCATTTTCAAAG GAAAGTGATGACCCCATGGCTTATATTCACTTTACCGCTGAAGGGGAAGTTACCTTcaaatcaattttatttgtaCCCACATCTGCTCCACGTGGTCTATTTGACGAATATGGATCTAAAAAGAGTGATTACATTAAG CTCTATGTGCGCCGTGTATTCATCACAGACGACTTCCATGATATGATGCCTAAGTACCTTAATTTTGTCAAGGGTGTG GTGgactcagatgatctgcccttgAATGTTTCCCGCGAGACTCTTCAGCAACATAAACTGCTTAAG GTAATTAGGAAGAAGCTTGTTCGTAAAACGCTGGACATGATCAAGAAGATTGCTGATGATAAATACAATGATACTTTTTGGAAAGAATTTGGTACCAACATCAAGCTTGGTGTGATTGAAGACCACTCGAATCGAACACGTCTTGCTAAACTTCTTAGGTTCCAGTCTTCTCATCATCCAACTGACATTACTAGCCTAGACCAGTATgtagaaagaatgaaggaaaaacaagacaaaatctACTTCATGGCTGGGTCCAGCAGAAAAGAG GCTGAATCTTCTCCATTTGTTGAGCGACTTCTGAAAAAGGGCTATGAAGTTATTTACCTCACAGAACCTGTGGATGAATACTGCATTCAGGCCCTTCCTGAATTTGATGGGAAGAGGTTCCAGAATGTTGCCAAGGAGGGAGTGAAGTTTGATGAAAGTGAAAAAACTAAGGAGAGTCGTGAAGCAGTTGAGAAAGAGTTTGAGCCTCTGCTGAACTGGATGAAAGATAAAGCCCTTAAGGACAAG ATTGAAAAGGCTGTGGTATCCCAGCGCCTGACAGAATCTCCATGTGCTTTGGTGGCCAGCCAGTATGGATGGTCTGGCAACATGGAGAGAATCATGAAAGCACAAGCATACCAAACAGGCAAGGACATCTCTACAAA TTACTATGCGagtcagaagaaaacatttgaaattaatcCCAGACACCCGCTGATCAGAGATATGCTTCGACGAATTAAG GAAGATGAAGATGATAAAACAGTTTTGGATCTTGCTGTGGTTTTGTTTGAAACAGCAACACTTCGGTCAGGATATCTTTTACCAGACACTAAAGCATATGGAGATAGAATAGAAAGAATGCTTCGTCTCAGTTTGAACATTGACCCTGATGCAAAG GTGGAAGACGAGCCCGAAGAAGAACCTGAAGAGACAACAGAAGACACAACAGAAGACACAGAGCAAGACGAAGACGAAGAAATGGATGTGGGAACAGATGAAGAAGAACAAGAAACAGCAAAG gaATCTACAGCTGAAAAAGATGAATTGTAA
- the C10H12orf73 gene encoding uncharacterized protein C12orf73 homolog, whose product MPAGVPMSTYLKMFTASLLAMFAGAEVVHRYYRPDLTIPEIPPKPGELKTELLRLKEGKHKPQVSQQEELK is encoded by the exons ATGCCCGCGGGCGTGCCCATGTCCACCTACCTGAAAATGTTCACAGCCAGCCTCCTGGCCATGTTCGCAGGGGCAGAAGTGGTGCACAGATACTACCGACCGGACCTG acaATACCTGAAATTCCACCAAAGCCTGGAGAACTCAAAACGGAGCTTTTGAGactgaaagaaggaaaacacaaaCCTCAAGTTTCTCAACAGGAGGAACTTAAATAA